The following are from one region of the Gammaproteobacteria bacterium genome:
- a CDS encoding patatin-like phospholipase family protein → MANAPVKSSSPTTPKVALIMSGGGARAAYQVGVLKAIAELLPDDAKNPFPIICGTSAGAINGAALAIYATHFQEGVRRLTMIWHNFQVHHVYRADALGIMASGGHWLAALLSGGLGKRNPRSLLDRAPLTHLLNRYLPCEKIQESIDAGALHAFSVAASGYTSGQSVNFFQGAASLIPWQRARRVGCAAEITVEHLMASSAIPFIFSAVKINREYFGDGSMRQVAPLSPALHLGADRVLVIGVRQESEEQPPRVKSRDYPSLAQIAGHVLNSIFLDSLEVDMERLQRVNQTLKVIPAEYLSEGGVSLRPVEVMAVSPSEDLAKIAERHAHRLPRPVRYLLRGIGAFNRNGSNLVSYLLFDKSYCRELIALGYDDAMKNKEHLLDFLNVEPHSCPLGQKQA, encoded by the coding sequence ATGGCTAATGCACCAGTAAAGTCCTCATCTCCTACCACGCCGAAAGTGGCTCTGATCATGTCCGGCGGCGGTGCGCGCGCGGCTTATCAGGTGGGGGTGCTCAAGGCGATTGCCGAGTTATTGCCCGATGATGCCAAAAATCCCTTTCCTATCATTTGCGGCACCTCGGCGGGCGCAATTAATGGCGCGGCGCTGGCCATTTATGCGACGCACTTTCAGGAAGGTGTTCGGCGGCTGACGATGATCTGGCATAACTTTCAAGTGCATCATGTATACCGTGCCGATGCCCTGGGTATCATGGCGAGTGGCGGTCATTGGTTGGCGGCCTTGTTGTCCGGTGGGTTGGGCAAGCGTAATCCACGTTCTCTGCTTGATCGCGCACCCTTGACGCATCTACTGAACCGCTATCTGCCCTGTGAAAAAATTCAGGAATCTATAGATGCCGGTGCGCTTCATGCCTTCAGCGTGGCTGCGTCTGGATATACATCTGGGCAATCCGTAAATTTTTTCCAGGGTGCTGCGTCATTGATTCCTTGGCAACGGGCGCGGCGCGTGGGATGTGCGGCTGAGATTACTGTTGAGCATTTGATGGCATCCTCGGCGATACCCTTCATTTTTTCAGCAGTGAAGATCAATAGGGAGTATTTCGGTGATGGCTCAATGCGCCAAGTCGCCCCCCTCAGTCCGGCATTGCACCTTGGGGCGGATCGTGTGCTGGTGATCGGTGTGCGTCAGGAGTCCGAAGAGCAGCCGCCGCGTGTTAAGTCGCGTGATTATCCTTCACTGGCACAGATAGCAGGCCATGTCTTGAACAGCATCTTTCTTGACAGTCTGGAGGTTGATATGGAGCGCCTGCAGCGTGTCAATCAAACGCTCAAGGTTATTCCGGCAGAGTATTTGAGCGAGGGTGGTGTCTCATTGCGTCCCGTTGAGGTTATGGCCGTCTCGCCCAGTGAGGATCTGGCGAAGATTGCCGAACGCCACGCGCACCGCCTGCCGCGCCCGGTACGCTACCTGTTGCGCGGTATTGGCGCCTTTAATCGTAATGGTTCCAATCTTGTTAGCTATTTGTTGTTCGATAAAAGTTATTGCCGTGAATTAATTGCGCTTGGTTATGACGACGCCATGAAAAACAAGGAACACCTACTGGATTTTTTGAATGTAGAACCGCACTCGTGCCCTTTAGGGCAAAAGCAGGCCTAA